The segment AGAAGACTTCTCTAATTTAACTCAGCCACTTAACGAAGAAgttgaggaaaaagaaaaatgcaacaaaGAAGTGCagctaaatgaaaaaatcaaatgcATGTGTTGCATCAAAGATATGGAAAGCagcgaaacggaaaaaataaatgccgAGTTAAACTCAGGGCAAACAACCCAAAACGCTGTGTACCCCTTCGGTGACTGCAAATGTATTCTAAAATATGAAGTAGACGATGAAAACGCCTTAAATGCCgataaatgtaaaaactTCATCTGCAACAGTGGGATTTGCACACTGCGGATGGATGGAGAACCCATCTGCTCCTGCGAGGAGAACCATTATTTCGACAAAAGAGTTAATGCGTGCATAAGGCATCAAGATGGGGTGAACGGAGGGGAGAGTGAGGCGAGTCAAGCGAGTCAAGCGAGTCAGGCAAGTCAGACGAATCAGGAAAGTCAGACGAGTCAGGCGGTCATGGACGAACATCGTCATGTAACATATGAGAGCGACTCGAACAGAAACGAAATACACGACgatcacaaaaaggggaaccatACCCCGAGAGTTAATGATAACCAAGATAACGACAGCGACACACATTCTCATCAAGCGCAAGGAAGCCAAAATAATCACGAAAATAGAAACCCAAGCAATGCGTTCACCGATGAATGTCCACTAAATCACGTAAGAAATAAACAGGGGGAGTGCCAAAGGAGGGAAAGCAACTCAGCCGAGAATATTTGCCTCAGAATAGAATGTTTCGTCAATTCGGACCCACCAGAATGCGCATGTGTAgataaaaatgggcaaaaaatagaaaaagctATCTTCGACGTTTCTCACATAACTATGTGCACCCTCAACAACATAAACTGTGACTACGGGACATGCAATAACtcgacaaaaaaaggagaactcGCATGTATTTGCAACAAGAAGTATAAATATAACAGCTCTTTGAAGGTATGCATTGGTTACGCCGCAGCACGTCTTCTCAGTTGGGTTCTCATCATCGCGCTGTTCTGCATAATCGCAACTGCGCTGTGAGGTGAAGAAAAGAGTTAAATAAATGGGCCTTCTTTCCATTCCTTTTCCCCACACCAAACAACCCAATTAAATAACTCACATGGAGCTACGTTTTACCCATGCAGGGTATCCACTCTTGGTATCatttacttcctttttttttttgcaaagaattAATTCCCCTGCGTGATGTTATTCATCGCAGGATTAACaattgttaatttttgcCGCACTTGTTCATGCCCAAATGATTAAATGTTTAAATGTCGAAACgtcgaaaatgtgaaaagcgCATTTAGCAtgccaagaaaaaaatatttttcttccgctctttttaattcttaataattttttttaaaaaaaaaaaaccattttgTTGTCCTTCCTTGTTTGAACAAGAAACGCTtttaaaactattttttccataaaaagtgaaacagcGTAGCCCACTTTGACGACATGTCAAACTGGCACTGCAACCATTGACACGCAAAAATGTCCGACCCTACATGAAGTGTAAAACTACTACGGCCTACTGCGGTCTACTGAGCTACTGGCCATATTAAGAGCACACAAATGGACTAACCAGCTTCTCATACGTGCACCAGAAGGAAGatgacacaaaaaagaggggtATCGTTATGCGGccatgttgtaaaaaataaagaagtagatttttttaacttctaCCATTTTAGGGTGACAC is part of the Plasmodium cynomolgi strain B DNA, chromosome 8, whole genome shotgun sequence genome and harbors:
- a CDS encoding hypothetical protein (putative) — protein: MAKITARYIVKSFSKCCFFEKCRHDISKQKTQQKNDKEIKKHGTVIAKTVNPQTIKDADFEITYEPNGRQLHVGSLNQEKCNNYSYYINQQCEIIHSLEKIDDKNALLCKNKTKCEYLTNYVFQSLGIETVPEEDFSNLTQPLNEEVEEKEKCNKEVQLNEKIKCMCCIKDMESSETEKINAELNSGQTTQNAVYPFGDCKCILKYEVDDENALNADKCKNFICNSGICTLRMDGEPICSCEENHYFDKRVNACIRHQDGVNGGESEASQASQASQASQTNQESQTSQAVMDEHRHVTYESDSNRNEIHDDHKKGNHTPRVNDNQDNDSDTHSHQAQGSQNNHENRNPSNAFTDECPLNHVRNKQGECQRRESNSAENICLRIECFVNSDPPECACVDKNGQKIEKAIFDVSHITMCTLNNINCDYGTCNNSTKKGELACICNKKYKYNSSLKVCIGYAAARLLSWVLIIALFCIIATAL